The following DNA comes from Chiloscyllium plagiosum isolate BGI_BamShark_2017 chromosome 12, ASM401019v2, whole genome shotgun sequence.
CCTTAATTACTATTTAATTGCAGGCCAGTACTCTACAAATGTTTTACTCAATCATAATTTATTGCCTTCTATGGAAAATTTGATCATTCATGCTTCAGACTTTTGGTGTTTTTCATTGGATGACCAGCTAGTTTTAAAGTTGTAGAGtcgtagagcatggaaacagatccttcagtccaactagtccccgccaatcccaaactaaactagtcccactttcctgcacttggctcatatacctccaaacctttcctgttcatgtacataTGCAAATGTGtttaaaacattgtaaatgtacgtgcattcaccactttctctggcagttcattccaaatacaaACCATAATGTTCAAAAACATTTCCCATCATGttctttttgaatctttctcctctcaccttaaaaatatgctccctagttttgcccccccccccccccaagaactTATCTGAAACCAGAAAAAAGCCTTCTCCTCTAGTCCTCTATCAGTCAGCTTTCAAATCTCTGGACAAACACAAAAACACTCCAGAGCTGTCGAGCAAACATGTAGACAAGCCTCTCCCAAGCAATCGTGTGTAAAACAATCTctcttccttcatttttttttgcatatttcTTTTAAACTATAAAAGttttaaacagagaaaaaaaaactccctcTCCAGATCGACACTTGACAAACATGTGGAGGCGGGCGGAATGCACTTGAGcattttcctttttcttaattttggactaaaaaatctaaaaaaaatctacaacTGAAAATTTTCTTCTCCTCTCTATCATGACAATAAACCCATAAGACAAGTCTGCAACTCAGGAGCAGTTGCAAGCTCCACACTTCTCTGGTTCCACCATTTTCCTTTATTATAAAGATTCTGCATATTTGAACTTttgatttaaaagaaatattttagAGAATCTTATTTGTTTGTACAAATGTATATCTTCCTGGTGACTATATATTAAGAAGTAGGGAGGCAACAGCACAGGGGTAATGTTACTGCACGAATAGTCTAGAACTCCAttttaatgttctgaggacatggtttgaatcccactttgacagaaggtgaaatttgacgtcaacaaaaaaaatctggaatttttttaaaaaccggCTAATTCTATAATAACCATAcaaccattgtcgattgtaatGAAAACCCAtcagtttcactaatgtcctttagggaaggaatgtggccatccttatctggttttGCCTACATGGGACTTAACCCAGGTTGAGTCTTAATTGCCAACTGGATATTTTAAAGATGGGCACTAAGTGCTGGCCTGGTTAGTGACATCTTCTGTATGAACTTTTAAAAAGCTACATTACTGGGTGCAGTAAAGGAAGATTTCAGTTCTACATATTTTTGGTGCAGCTTCTCCAAAATCTTTATTTACTGTAATCTATATAGCACTGGACTTATTCTGTTTATTGTACAGAGGTGCAAATTATGAATCACCTTGCTATTGCTGACACTTCTCTCTAAAGCCGCAATGTATTTTGTGACAGTGCATTTTTGTTCTTTGGTTTTAAATGCAAAATCAAATAATTTTGCATATGCATTATTTAAACATAGGTTGGAGCTGAAGGCTTGCAGTTCTGTGTGGAGCTTTGTGCACGTGCTCTGCGGATTGATTACCAAGATGAACCAAATACTAAAACTTTGGTGTGTAAAACACTCTCCTATCTGCTGCCAAATGATTTGGATTTCTGTAGAGCTTGCACCATTACAGTCTTTTTCTCTGAGTGCACATTGGAATCTTTCCATGCTGTTGAAAGTCTGTACAGTCAGCCAGATCAGCTGTACACAGAAGATACTAGTTTGGTTCCAAGTTTCCTTCGCTGTGAGCTGCTGCTTGTTTTAAAAACCACCTGGCCTTTTGATCCAGAATTTTGGGACTGGCGGATTTTGAAGAAAAACTGTCTCGCTTTAATGCGTGACAAAGTAGCCTTAACTCATGGATGTAAACTAGTTTCAAAGAATGGAAATACCATGTCTCATAATGGAAATTCAAAAATCAAGACTAAGGAAAAACCTACTAAAATGCCACAGTTAATCCCAGGTGCATCCAGAGCAGATGGCCACCTTGCTTCAATGCATCGCTGTGTGTTATGTAAAAAGGAATTTCTTGGTGGGCACATTGTACGCCATGCACAGGTTCATCCGCAAAAAGGTGCCTTCTCTTGCCTAATTTGTGCAAGAAAATTCAGATTGAGGGGACAAATGCTTAAACATTTAAAGACTCATGTGCGAAAGCTTCAAAAGCAAAAACTTGCTGCTCGGACAAATACTCACGAATCTTCCAGTGTTAATGATGGTTTGAAGGAAACCTGTATGCTCATAAATGGAGTTCTTGGTAGTGAAAACAGGTCAGCTACTTCAGAAACTgctagtgtagataagcagactAAACTCAGAAAGTTAACAGAGGACGAGGATAATAAAATTAGTATTGCTGATGCTCCAGATGAGCCACAGTGTTCGACTGATCTACATGGACCACTGAATGAATGTTTGAAAATTCAGGAAGATCCTAATAAAGATGTTGCTCCTCAACCGGATGATGATGTGGTTGATCAAGTGACAAAGGAAATATTTGATTCGGATACAGCAGCTGTTCAAACTGAAAAGAACGTGAAGAACTGTGTTCTTACTAAACAAAATTTGACCTCTCACAAAAATAATGGAGCTCTGTGCCGACAAGAACAGACAGAAGATAGTTCTGCTTCAAAAGAAGAGTTGGAAAATGAGAGTGAACGTGAAAGTTTCCTCTCTTGTCCAGGCCATGGTTGTTCAAAGATCTTCAGTAAGATTCAATTTCTGACTAAGCATGCACGGAAATGTCACTCCTCTGATGAAAATGTGCAAGATTACCTAATGAAGTGGTATAAGGGCAAGTGCCGTTATTGCCAAAGAAAATTCACACATTCCCAGCATTTGATTGACCACCTTAAAAGGCATCAGTATCCAAAATTGTATTTCTGTTTACAGTGTGGCTGTGGCCAGACATTTAAATCTGCTTCAGAACTTGCAACTCATACCAAGGGTCACGAAGCTTTTCGGGCACAGTGCAGCTTTCATGACTGTGATAAATTGTTTGATGAACTTGATATGCTTTATGAGCATGAGGCACAACATTACTTAAGTGGCAAACCTATCCGACTCACTGAATGTGATCAAAGAAACTTTCAGACAAGCAAAGTCCAGAGCCACCAGGAAAAGGCAAGTGAAGACAAATGTTTGAAAGGTGAACAGAATCCTATGGAATTGCTCGTTCCATTGTGGAAGTCACGAAAAGAGTTATCGGAACCAAAGACTTACCTTCACAATATGGTTAGCAAGCAAAGTGGAAATCAAAATGGAGATGGTAAATTAACTGATACTCTGCATATTTCAGTTGAATCAGATGAGAAGACCTTGCCTGTTGAATCAGGCAGTGAAAGCTGTTGTATTAATAATAAACAAATAGTAAATGGGCATAGTAACTTGAAAGACATTTCGAGTGAGTCAAACCCTACAAATCCATTTTACTCAGGTGATATGTCAAGTGATGGTGTTGCTGATTTAGATCAGACTCGTCTTACAACAGATGCTTCAAGCTCGGAGTCTACACCAGCAGTGTTGAATAACAGTGTTTCAAAAGGTGCTGTAATTGAAGTGTCACAGAATGCCAGCGATCTGTCACAACAGAGTAATGTTCCTCCAGTTTTGCATGCATCCTCTAGCCAAGAGCAGAAGAGTAATAGTGGTAGGGACGAACATAAGGGCTATGGCAGATTACAAAAGTACTACAGACCACAGCCTCCAAGCTACCTAGATGAACGATATATCAGTATGCCAAAACGAAGGAAGTTAGCCACAGATTCAAATCAGCCCCCCCATTCACATACAAATGCAGTTAATGTGAAAAATGAACGACACATATGTCGAAAGTGCTTCATGATCTTCAACAGCGTTGAAGCGTTAGACGGGCACAGCACCGGGGACAATTGTAGACCGCTCTTTGTTATGGAATCGGATAGTGATTAAGGTAAGTGGAATGGTTGAAGTTCTCAAAGTATGAATAATTAACTTGGTTATTGAGTATATCCATAATTTTGTTTCAAAGGGGGCTCTGAATGACTGACCTGATGGGAAATTTATGTATTTTATGAAATGTCTAATTTGAAGCAACTCTTGTAAAGGGCTTAAAAGAGAttatatataaaaagaaaaggTAGGTTACAGAGCTAAAAGTGATGTGATGTTTCTTGATGATGGGAAGTTGTGAAGTTTCCTGCAGATGATATTTTCCTATATTGAAACATAAAACTGGCTTAAAGCACTAACAGTGGGAGTAATAGCAAGCAGACTGCTTACTCCCAGTGTGTCTTGCGTCTCCTGTTCGTCCTTTCGTTACACAGATATAAGTCCAGCAGAAGCCATTCGTCATACTTAGTTCTGCTGAGTCAGTCAGATGGGATTTTTTGTTGGTAAGTAGAAGTCTGATTAAGTATAGTACAAATCTGAatcaggaagttttttttttgacacaATAAATGTCATTGAGCATGGTATCATACTTCCAAAAATCAATTACACTGATGTCAAGTGACTTTTAATCATACTGCACATAGATTTTTACATGTAAGTGCAGAAAAGCTGCATAATATTTTGTACCAACCCTGGTAGCCCATAATTGCATTGGCTAGCCTAAAGTTTAATAATTTGATAATGTAATTCTTGCTAtaaactatagagtcatagagatgtacatcacggaaacagaccctttggtccaacccgtccatgccgac
Coding sequences within:
- the LOC122555318 gene encoding zinc finger protein 654-like, whose amino-acid sequence is MAEEEEFDVGSLRKELEWIENELRMSLGQVSASNEYCLKFCRVTEWHAGRWQVPLPLVHVLKSAICCFTKARPFLAPECEHIQYVLSRLALSCFEVLLYCIEDDSSKGFWDEFLKTIQECHIVLQNDLNAEFDILIRLSRNGGPWQNPVLMSILNQELVTQELVNEYLGSESPMFFEYRVKYLMKYKHIGEAITLTKYCVNHPQTGTNKYFLHLFLTWLCRSSPEEILLQEIAQIDCQEALDVICRLDSEGQVELAWILCVAFLTQQLRNGDMYCTRELILVWSKLQLKLDSSKQHFLEKCRHLLLTSRNVNHIFLFIRVIQNEVGAEGLQFCVELCARALRIDYQDEPNTKTLVCKTLSYLLPNDLDFCRACTITVFFSECTLESFHAVESLYSQPDQLYTEDTSLVPSFLRCELLLVLKTTWPFDPEFWDWRILKKNCLALMRDKVALTHGCKLVSKNGNTMSHNGNSKIKTKEKPTKMPQLIPGASRADGHLASMHRCVLCKKEFLGGHIVRHAQVHPQKGAFSCLICARKFRLRGQMLKHLKTHVRKLQKQKLAARTNTHESSSVNDGLKETCMLINGVLGSENRSATSETASVDKQTKLRKLTEDEDNKISIADAPDEPQCSTDLHGPLNECLKIQEDPNKDVAPQPDDDVVDQVTKEIFDSDTAAVQTEKNVKNCVLTKQNLTSHKNNGALCRQEQTEDSSASKEELENESERESFLSCPGHGCSKIFSKIQFLTKHARKCHSSDENVQDYLMKWYKGKCRYCQRKFTHSQHLIDHLKRHQYPKLYFCLQCGCGQTFKSASELATHTKGHEAFRAQCSFHDCDKLFDELDMLYEHEAQHYLSGKPIRLTECDQRNFQTSKVQSHQEKASEDKCLKGEQNPMELLVPLWKSRKELSEPKTYLHNMVSKQSGNQNGDGKLTDTLHISVESDEKTLPVESGSESCCINNKQIVNGHSNLKDISSESNPTNPFYSGDMSSDGVADLDQTRLTTDASSSESTPAVLNNSVSKGAVIEVSQNASDLSQQSNVPPVLHASSSQEQKSNSGRDEHKGYGRLQKYYRPQPPSYLDERYISMPKRRKLATDSNQPPHSHTNAVNVKNERHICRKCFMIFNSVEALDGHSTGDNCRPLFVMESDSD